The Cohnella abietis genome has a segment encoding these proteins:
- a CDS encoding PLD nuclease N-terminal domain-containing protein, whose protein sequence is MNDKLIMLLLPVLVIQLILMVTALRYLYRASSVRGNKWVWVLVIVLFNIVGPIVFFAFARRENGS, encoded by the coding sequence TAAGCTGATTATGCTACTGCTGCCTGTACTTGTTATTCAACTTATTTTGATGGTTACAGCCTTAAGGTATCTATATCGCGCATCTTCGGTTCGTGGAAACAAGTGGGTATGGGTCCTTGTCATAGTCTTATTTAATATTGTGGGACCGATTGTCTTCTTTGCTTTCGCCAGAAGGGAAAATGGATCATGA